One region of Carya illinoinensis cultivar Pawnee chromosome 8, C.illinoinensisPawnee_v1, whole genome shotgun sequence genomic DNA includes:
- the LOC122318483 gene encoding DUF724 domain-containing protein 2-like isoform X4 gives MGSFESSSETKHLYSLGAEVEVTSAEPGFKGSWYLATIIDLPSVPSPKMPQMARVEYQTLLTEDGSEPLKEYVDLAFIRPSPPQQEVAAQNFEHGDVVSAYFKEGWWTGVVVRVLGDSSYRVFFENPPDVIEFGRKDLRVHLEWLGEKWVRIEKQQRTGSVFSSGMPVEVNIKKGNLSDAWFPAIVIKENGDDTFLVKYKSSDESNLGRVTVDILHIRVSLPPPPQANIKYDVLEKVDAFYDFAWRPGLIAKRINDTRYLVYFNRTNEDKIINLSNIRPRVEWKDGKWVSRYQEQMRQDQFASNPEGTVEAEGLGVTRDSMSERTLLSANSVKKSMEQSSLGDGKELSYALTGNMKKMKLPTPDGNSTESHPSKKLRRRNTLEALLSSTVCDLKKRQSKTSTKVLSGLATPNSEDKQSRHSGAAKVWTGQQKHGQLDSQETNTMRSKEGRSTKSQVKSPLSSAADAGKEDNGDAGTAEEIVHEDKICPHISGGNSIKRKRGRPRKVVVTISKGKEQNGAGGAADGTVVEVLPTQGVASYMLTEGKSTDSHDVSTANNVGMTSLAASGNMDDDDDQPLSTWIDGMLQCPTIIKESKLSPVRTVNECSEVREQNIDIAQQVRAADATSDCVLDDNRSLPFVKSSPIWKTIEGMEIFRLMPQDPHFHPLGKCKEEYREGLAVANMVTFTSLVEKISKLRLDDSRSIFYGYLESLHEMEKHGFNVTVLQGRMNKLLSIKDREGQILNESKDAEFKILHYNQEKTLLAEEMTNITTQITKLQVEHTLIESKMKSKELEISRLQKRVDSINEDIQSAQLDFEKIAAAPWKLG, from the exons ATGGGGAGCTTTGAAAGCAGCAGCGAGACGAAACATCTCTACAGCTTGGGCGCGGAGGTCGAAGTGACCAGCGCCGAGCCAGGTTTCAAGGGCTCTTGGTACCTGGCCACTATCATTGACCTCCCTTCAGTGCCTTCACCCAAGATGCCCCAGATGGCAAGGGTCGAGTACCAGACCTTGCTCACCGAAGATGGGTCCGAGCCGCTCAAGGAGTACGTTGACCTGGCCTTTATAAGGCCTTCGCCTCCCCAACAAGAGGTTGCTGCCCAGAATTTTGAGCATGGCGATGTTGTTAGCGCGTATTTCAAGGAGGGGTGGTGGACTGGTGTGGTCGTGAGAGTCCTTGGAGATTCGAGCTACAGGGTTTTTTTCGAGAACCCACCGGATGTGATTGAATTTGGCCGAAAAGATTTGAGAGTTCACTTGGAGTGGCTCGGGGAGAAGTGGGTTCGTATCGAGAAGCAG CAAAGGACAGGTTCAGTTTTCAGCTCAGGGATGCCAGTAGAAGTGAATATCAAAAAAGGAAATCTGTCCGATGCTTGGTTCCCCGCAATTGTCATTAAAGAGAACGGGGATGACACATTTTTGGTGAAGTATAAGAGCTCTGATGAGTCTAATCTTGGTAGGGTTACTGTAGATATTCTCCATATTCGAGTTTCTCTTCCTCCACCTCCTCAGGCAAACATAAAATACGATGTGTTGGAAAAAGTGGATGCATTTTATGACTTTGCTTGGCGGCCGGGTTTGATTGCTAAACGCATTAATGATACGAGGTATCTTGTCTATTTCAATCGCACGAATGAGGATAAGATAATCAATCTGTCGAATATAAGGCCTCGTGTGGAATGGAAAGATGGGAAATGGGTTAGTAGATATcag GAACAGATGAGGCAAGATCAGTTTGCCAGTAACCCTGAAGGAACTGTTGAAGCTGAAGGTTTAGGTGTCACAAGGGATAGCATGAGTGAGAGAACACTGCTTTCTGCAAATTCTGTGAAGAAATCGATGGAGCAGTCAAGTCTTGGTGATGGAAAAGAACTAAGTTATGCCTTGACTGGAaacatgaagaaaatgaaactaCCCACCCCTGATGGTAATTCTACAGAGTCTCATCCTTCAAAAAAGTTGAGAAGGAGGAATACCTTAGAGGCTCTGTTATCTTCTACAGTGTGCGACTTAAAGAAGAGGCAAAGCAAAACATCAACCAAAGTACTTTCTGGATTGGCTACCCCAAACAGTGAAGATAAACAATCAAGACATTCAGGGGCAGCAAAAGTT TGGACTGGGCAACAGAAGCATGGTCAATTAGACAGTCAAGAAACAAATACTATGAGAAGTAAGGAGGGAAGATCTACAAAATCACAAGTAAAGAGCCCACTGTCTTCAGCAGCAG ATGCAGGTAAGGAGGACAATGGAGATGCTGGCACTGCAGAAGAAATTGTTCATGAAGAC AAGATATGTCCACATATATCTGGAGGAAACAGCAttaaaagaaagagaggaaggCCTCGGAAAGTAGTGGTCACAATCTCAAAAG GTAAGGAGCAGAATGGAGCTGGAGGTGCTGCTGATGGAACTGTTGTAGAAGTTCTTCCAACCCAAGGAGTTGCTTCATATATGCTTACGGAGGGGAAATCTACAG ACTCTCACGATGTATCAACAGCAAATAATGTTGGCATGACAAGCCTTGCAGCATCTGGCAAtatggatgatgatgatgatcagccTCTATCAACATGGATCGATGGAATGCTGCAATGTCCAACAATTATCAAAGAGTCAA AACTATCGCCTGTTAGGACTGTCAATGAATGCAGTGAAGTAAGAGAACAGAATATTGATATTGCGCAACAAGTTCGTGCAGCCGATGCCACCAGTGACTGTGTGTTGGATGATAATAGAAGCTTGCCATTTGTGAAGAGTTCACCTATATGGAAGACAATTGAAGGTATGGAAATATTCAGATTAATGCCACAAGATCCACACTTCCATCCTTTGGGTAAATGCAAAGAGGAGTATCGAGAGGGATTGGCTGTTGCTAATATGGTAACCTTTACCAGTTTGGTTGAGAAAATATCCAAGTTGCGTTTAGATGACTCTAGGAGCATTTTTTATGGCTATTTGGAGAGTCTTCATGAGATGGAAAAGCATGGATTTAATGTTACAGTTTTACAAGGTCGTATGAATAAATTGCTGTCAATTAAAGATAGAGAAGGGCAGATATTGAACGAGTCCAAAGATGCGGAGTTTAAGATATTGCATTATAATCAGGAGAAAACACTTTTGGCCGAAGAGATGACCAATATTACTACGCAGATAACTAAGCTACAGGTAGAACATACGCTAATCGAGTCAAAAATGAAGAGTAAAGAACTTGAAATTTCCAGGTTGCAGAAGCGTGTGGACTCAATCAACGAGGACATTCAGAGTGCCCAGCTTGATTTTGAGAAGATAGCTGCCGCCCCTTGGAAATTGGGGTGA
- the LOC122318483 gene encoding DUF724 domain-containing protein 10-like isoform X2 translates to MGSFESSSETKHLYSLGAEVEVTSAEPGFKGSWYLATIIDLPSVPSPKMPQMARVEYQTLLTEDGSEPLKEYVDLAFIRPSPPQQEVAAQNFEHGDVVSAYFKEGWWTGVVVRVLGDSSYRVFFENPPDVIEFGRKDLRVHLEWLGEKWVRIEKQQRTGSVFSSGMPVEVNIKKGNLSDAWFPAIVIKENGDDTFLVKYKSSDESNLGRVTVDILHIRVSLPPPPQANIKYDVLEKVDAFYDFAWRPGLIAKRINDTRYLVYFNRTNEDKIINLSNIRPRVEWKDGKWVSRYQEQMRQDQFASNPEGTVEAEGLGVTRDSMSERTLLSANSVKKSMEQSSLGDGKELSYALTGNMKKMKLPTPDGNSTESHPSKKLRRRNTLEALLSSTVCDLKKRQSKTSTKVLSGLATPNSEDKQSRHSGAAKVWTGQQKHGQLDSQETNTMRSKEGRSTKSQVKSPLSSAAGKEDNGDAGTAEEIVHEDKICPHISGGNSIKRKRGRPRKVVVTISKGKEQNGAGGAADGTVVEVLPTQGVASYMLTEGKSTGTTDSHDVSTANNVGMTSLAASGNMDDDDDQPLSTWIDGMLQCPTIIKESKLSPVRTVNECSEVREQNIDIAQQVRAADATSDCVLDDNRSLPFVKSSPIWKTIEGMEIFRLMPQDPHFHPLGKCKEEYREGLAVANMVTFTSLVEKISKLRLDDSRSIFYGYLESLHEMEKHGFNVTVLQGRMNKLLSIKDREGQILNESKDAEFKILHYNQEKTLLAEEMTNITTQITKLQVEHTLIESKMKSKELEISRLQKRVDSINEDIQSAQLDFEKIAAAPWKLG, encoded by the exons ATGGGGAGCTTTGAAAGCAGCAGCGAGACGAAACATCTCTACAGCTTGGGCGCGGAGGTCGAAGTGACCAGCGCCGAGCCAGGTTTCAAGGGCTCTTGGTACCTGGCCACTATCATTGACCTCCCTTCAGTGCCTTCACCCAAGATGCCCCAGATGGCAAGGGTCGAGTACCAGACCTTGCTCACCGAAGATGGGTCCGAGCCGCTCAAGGAGTACGTTGACCTGGCCTTTATAAGGCCTTCGCCTCCCCAACAAGAGGTTGCTGCCCAGAATTTTGAGCATGGCGATGTTGTTAGCGCGTATTTCAAGGAGGGGTGGTGGACTGGTGTGGTCGTGAGAGTCCTTGGAGATTCGAGCTACAGGGTTTTTTTCGAGAACCCACCGGATGTGATTGAATTTGGCCGAAAAGATTTGAGAGTTCACTTGGAGTGGCTCGGGGAGAAGTGGGTTCGTATCGAGAAGCAG CAAAGGACAGGTTCAGTTTTCAGCTCAGGGATGCCAGTAGAAGTGAATATCAAAAAAGGAAATCTGTCCGATGCTTGGTTCCCCGCAATTGTCATTAAAGAGAACGGGGATGACACATTTTTGGTGAAGTATAAGAGCTCTGATGAGTCTAATCTTGGTAGGGTTACTGTAGATATTCTCCATATTCGAGTTTCTCTTCCTCCACCTCCTCAGGCAAACATAAAATACGATGTGTTGGAAAAAGTGGATGCATTTTATGACTTTGCTTGGCGGCCGGGTTTGATTGCTAAACGCATTAATGATACGAGGTATCTTGTCTATTTCAATCGCACGAATGAGGATAAGATAATCAATCTGTCGAATATAAGGCCTCGTGTGGAATGGAAAGATGGGAAATGGGTTAGTAGATATcag GAACAGATGAGGCAAGATCAGTTTGCCAGTAACCCTGAAGGAACTGTTGAAGCTGAAGGTTTAGGTGTCACAAGGGATAGCATGAGTGAGAGAACACTGCTTTCTGCAAATTCTGTGAAGAAATCGATGGAGCAGTCAAGTCTTGGTGATGGAAAAGAACTAAGTTATGCCTTGACTGGAaacatgaagaaaatgaaactaCCCACCCCTGATGGTAATTCTACAGAGTCTCATCCTTCAAAAAAGTTGAGAAGGAGGAATACCTTAGAGGCTCTGTTATCTTCTACAGTGTGCGACTTAAAGAAGAGGCAAAGCAAAACATCAACCAAAGTACTTTCTGGATTGGCTACCCCAAACAGTGAAGATAAACAATCAAGACATTCAGGGGCAGCAAAAGTT TGGACTGGGCAACAGAAGCATGGTCAATTAGACAGTCAAGAAACAAATACTATGAGAAGTAAGGAGGGAAGATCTACAAAATCACAAGTAAAGAGCCCACTGTCTTCAGCAGCAG GTAAGGAGGACAATGGAGATGCTGGCACTGCAGAAGAAATTGTTCATGAAGAC AAGATATGTCCACATATATCTGGAGGAAACAGCAttaaaagaaagagaggaaggCCTCGGAAAGTAGTGGTCACAATCTCAAAAG GTAAGGAGCAGAATGGAGCTGGAGGTGCTGCTGATGGAACTGTTGTAGAAGTTCTTCCAACCCAAGGAGTTGCTTCATATATGCTTACGGAGGGGAAATCTACAGGTACAACGG ACTCTCACGATGTATCAACAGCAAATAATGTTGGCATGACAAGCCTTGCAGCATCTGGCAAtatggatgatgatgatgatcagccTCTATCAACATGGATCGATGGAATGCTGCAATGTCCAACAATTATCAAAGAGTCAA AACTATCGCCTGTTAGGACTGTCAATGAATGCAGTGAAGTAAGAGAACAGAATATTGATATTGCGCAACAAGTTCGTGCAGCCGATGCCACCAGTGACTGTGTGTTGGATGATAATAGAAGCTTGCCATTTGTGAAGAGTTCACCTATATGGAAGACAATTGAAGGTATGGAAATATTCAGATTAATGCCACAAGATCCACACTTCCATCCTTTGGGTAAATGCAAAGAGGAGTATCGAGAGGGATTGGCTGTTGCTAATATGGTAACCTTTACCAGTTTGGTTGAGAAAATATCCAAGTTGCGTTTAGATGACTCTAGGAGCATTTTTTATGGCTATTTGGAGAGTCTTCATGAGATGGAAAAGCATGGATTTAATGTTACAGTTTTACAAGGTCGTATGAATAAATTGCTGTCAATTAAAGATAGAGAAGGGCAGATATTGAACGAGTCCAAAGATGCGGAGTTTAAGATATTGCATTATAATCAGGAGAAAACACTTTTGGCCGAAGAGATGACCAATATTACTACGCAGATAACTAAGCTACAGGTAGAACATACGCTAATCGAGTCAAAAATGAAGAGTAAAGAACTTGAAATTTCCAGGTTGCAGAAGCGTGTGGACTCAATCAACGAGGACATTCAGAGTGCCCAGCTTGATTTTGAGAAGATAGCTGCCGCCCCTTGGAAATTGGGGTGA
- the LOC122318483 gene encoding DUF724 domain-containing protein 7-like isoform X8, with protein MPVEVNIKKGNLSDAWFPAIVIKENGDDTFLVKYKSSDESNLGRVTVDILHIRVSLPPPPQANIKYDVLEKVDAFYDFAWRPGLIAKRINDTRYLVYFNRTNEDKIINLSNIRPRVEWKDGKWVSRYQEQMRQDQFASNPEGTVEAEGLGVTRDSMSERTLLSANSVKKSMEQSSLGDGKELSYALTGNMKKMKLPTPDGNSTESHPSKKLRRRNTLEALLSSTVCDLKKRQSKTSTKVLSGLATPNSEDKQSRHSGAAKVWTGQQKHGQLDSQETNTMRSKEGRSTKSQVKSPLSSAADAGKEDNGDAGTAEEIVHEDKICPHISGGNSIKRKRGRPRKVVVTISKGKEQNGAGGAADGTVVEVLPTQGVASYMLTEGKSTGTTDSHDVSTANNVGMTSLAASGNMDDDDDQPLSTWIDGMLQCPTIIKESKLSPVRTVNECSEVREQNIDIAQQVRAADATSDCVLDDNRSLPFVKSSPIWKTIEGMEIFRLMPQDPHFHPLGKCKEEYREGLAVANMVTFTSLVEKISKLRLDDSRSIFYGYLESLHEMEKHGFNVTVLQGRMNKLLSIKDREGQILNESKDAEFKILHYNQEKTLLAEEMTNITTQITKLQVEHTLIESKMKSKELEISRLQKRVDSINEDIQSAQLDFEKIAAAPWKLG; from the exons ATGCCAGTAGAAGTGAATATCAAAAAAGGAAATCTGTCCGATGCTTGGTTCCCCGCAATTGTCATTAAAGAGAACGGGGATGACACATTTTTGGTGAAGTATAAGAGCTCTGATGAGTCTAATCTTGGTAGGGTTACTGTAGATATTCTCCATATTCGAGTTTCTCTTCCTCCACCTCCTCAGGCAAACATAAAATACGATGTGTTGGAAAAAGTGGATGCATTTTATGACTTTGCTTGGCGGCCGGGTTTGATTGCTAAACGCATTAATGATACGAGGTATCTTGTCTATTTCAATCGCACGAATGAGGATAAGATAATCAATCTGTCGAATATAAGGCCTCGTGTGGAATGGAAAGATGGGAAATGGGTTAGTAGATATcag GAACAGATGAGGCAAGATCAGTTTGCCAGTAACCCTGAAGGAACTGTTGAAGCTGAAGGTTTAGGTGTCACAAGGGATAGCATGAGTGAGAGAACACTGCTTTCTGCAAATTCTGTGAAGAAATCGATGGAGCAGTCAAGTCTTGGTGATGGAAAAGAACTAAGTTATGCCTTGACTGGAaacatgaagaaaatgaaactaCCCACCCCTGATGGTAATTCTACAGAGTCTCATCCTTCAAAAAAGTTGAGAAGGAGGAATACCTTAGAGGCTCTGTTATCTTCTACAGTGTGCGACTTAAAGAAGAGGCAAAGCAAAACATCAACCAAAGTACTTTCTGGATTGGCTACCCCAAACAGTGAAGATAAACAATCAAGACATTCAGGGGCAGCAAAAGTT TGGACTGGGCAACAGAAGCATGGTCAATTAGACAGTCAAGAAACAAATACTATGAGAAGTAAGGAGGGAAGATCTACAAAATCACAAGTAAAGAGCCCACTGTCTTCAGCAGCAG ATGCAGGTAAGGAGGACAATGGAGATGCTGGCACTGCAGAAGAAATTGTTCATGAAGAC AAGATATGTCCACATATATCTGGAGGAAACAGCAttaaaagaaagagaggaaggCCTCGGAAAGTAGTGGTCACAATCTCAAAAG GTAAGGAGCAGAATGGAGCTGGAGGTGCTGCTGATGGAACTGTTGTAGAAGTTCTTCCAACCCAAGGAGTTGCTTCATATATGCTTACGGAGGGGAAATCTACAGGTACAACGG ACTCTCACGATGTATCAACAGCAAATAATGTTGGCATGACAAGCCTTGCAGCATCTGGCAAtatggatgatgatgatgatcagccTCTATCAACATGGATCGATGGAATGCTGCAATGTCCAACAATTATCAAAGAGTCAA AACTATCGCCTGTTAGGACTGTCAATGAATGCAGTGAAGTAAGAGAACAGAATATTGATATTGCGCAACAAGTTCGTGCAGCCGATGCCACCAGTGACTGTGTGTTGGATGATAATAGAAGCTTGCCATTTGTGAAGAGTTCACCTATATGGAAGACAATTGAAGGTATGGAAATATTCAGATTAATGCCACAAGATCCACACTTCCATCCTTTGGGTAAATGCAAAGAGGAGTATCGAGAGGGATTGGCTGTTGCTAATATGGTAACCTTTACCAGTTTGGTTGAGAAAATATCCAAGTTGCGTTTAGATGACTCTAGGAGCATTTTTTATGGCTATTTGGAGAGTCTTCATGAGATGGAAAAGCATGGATTTAATGTTACAGTTTTACAAGGTCGTATGAATAAATTGCTGTCAATTAAAGATAGAGAAGGGCAGATATTGAACGAGTCCAAAGATGCGGAGTTTAAGATATTGCATTATAATCAGGAGAAAACACTTTTGGCCGAAGAGATGACCAATATTACTACGCAGATAACTAAGCTACAGGTAGAACATACGCTAATCGAGTCAAAAATGAAGAGTAAAGAACTTGAAATTTCCAGGTTGCAGAAGCGTGTGGACTCAATCAACGAGGACATTCAGAGTGCCCAGCTTGATTTTGAGAAGATAGCTGCCGCCCCTTGGAAATTGGGGTGA
- the LOC122318483 gene encoding DUF724 domain-containing protein 2-like isoform X3, whose translation MGSFESSSETKHLYSLGAEVEVTSAEPGFKGSWYLATIIDLPSVPSPKMPQMARVEYQTLLTEDGSEPLKEYVDLAFIRPSPPQQEVAAQNFEHGDVVSAYFKEGWWTGVVVRVLGDSSYRVFFENPPDVIEFGRKDLRVHLEWLGEKWVRIEKQQRTGSVFSSGMPVEVNIKKGNLSDAWFPAIVIKENGDDTFLVKYKSSDESNLGRVTVDILHIRVSLPPPPQANIKYDVLEKVDAFYDFAWRPGLIAKRINDTRYLVYFNRTNEDKIINLSNIRPRVEWKDGKWVSRYQMRQDQFASNPEGTVEAEGLGVTRDSMSERTLLSANSVKKSMEQSSLGDGKELSYALTGNMKKMKLPTPDGNSTESHPSKKLRRRNTLEALLSSTVCDLKKRQSKTSTKVLSGLATPNSEDKQSRHSGAAKVWTGQQKHGQLDSQETNTMRSKEGRSTKSQVKSPLSSAADAGKEDNGDAGTAEEIVHEDKICPHISGGNSIKRKRGRPRKVVVTISKGKEQNGAGGAADGTVVEVLPTQGVASYMLTEGKSTGTTDSHDVSTANNVGMTSLAASGNMDDDDDQPLSTWIDGMLQCPTIIKESKLSPVRTVNECSEVREQNIDIAQQVRAADATSDCVLDDNRSLPFVKSSPIWKTIEGMEIFRLMPQDPHFHPLGKCKEEYREGLAVANMVTFTSLVEKISKLRLDDSRSIFYGYLESLHEMEKHGFNVTVLQGRMNKLLSIKDREGQILNESKDAEFKILHYNQEKTLLAEEMTNITTQITKLQVEHTLIESKMKSKELEISRLQKRVDSINEDIQSAQLDFEKIAAAPWKLG comes from the exons ATGGGGAGCTTTGAAAGCAGCAGCGAGACGAAACATCTCTACAGCTTGGGCGCGGAGGTCGAAGTGACCAGCGCCGAGCCAGGTTTCAAGGGCTCTTGGTACCTGGCCACTATCATTGACCTCCCTTCAGTGCCTTCACCCAAGATGCCCCAGATGGCAAGGGTCGAGTACCAGACCTTGCTCACCGAAGATGGGTCCGAGCCGCTCAAGGAGTACGTTGACCTGGCCTTTATAAGGCCTTCGCCTCCCCAACAAGAGGTTGCTGCCCAGAATTTTGAGCATGGCGATGTTGTTAGCGCGTATTTCAAGGAGGGGTGGTGGACTGGTGTGGTCGTGAGAGTCCTTGGAGATTCGAGCTACAGGGTTTTTTTCGAGAACCCACCGGATGTGATTGAATTTGGCCGAAAAGATTTGAGAGTTCACTTGGAGTGGCTCGGGGAGAAGTGGGTTCGTATCGAGAAGCAG CAAAGGACAGGTTCAGTTTTCAGCTCAGGGATGCCAGTAGAAGTGAATATCAAAAAAGGAAATCTGTCCGATGCTTGGTTCCCCGCAATTGTCATTAAAGAGAACGGGGATGACACATTTTTGGTGAAGTATAAGAGCTCTGATGAGTCTAATCTTGGTAGGGTTACTGTAGATATTCTCCATATTCGAGTTTCTCTTCCTCCACCTCCTCAGGCAAACATAAAATACGATGTGTTGGAAAAAGTGGATGCATTTTATGACTTTGCTTGGCGGCCGGGTTTGATTGCTAAACGCATTAATGATACGAGGTATCTTGTCTATTTCAATCGCACGAATGAGGATAAGATAATCAATCTGTCGAATATAAGGCCTCGTGTGGAATGGAAAGATGGGAAATGGGTTAGTAGATATcag ATGAGGCAAGATCAGTTTGCCAGTAACCCTGAAGGAACTGTTGAAGCTGAAGGTTTAGGTGTCACAAGGGATAGCATGAGTGAGAGAACACTGCTTTCTGCAAATTCTGTGAAGAAATCGATGGAGCAGTCAAGTCTTGGTGATGGAAAAGAACTAAGTTATGCCTTGACTGGAaacatgaagaaaatgaaactaCCCACCCCTGATGGTAATTCTACAGAGTCTCATCCTTCAAAAAAGTTGAGAAGGAGGAATACCTTAGAGGCTCTGTTATCTTCTACAGTGTGCGACTTAAAGAAGAGGCAAAGCAAAACATCAACCAAAGTACTTTCTGGATTGGCTACCCCAAACAGTGAAGATAAACAATCAAGACATTCAGGGGCAGCAAAAGTT TGGACTGGGCAACAGAAGCATGGTCAATTAGACAGTCAAGAAACAAATACTATGAGAAGTAAGGAGGGAAGATCTACAAAATCACAAGTAAAGAGCCCACTGTCTTCAGCAGCAG ATGCAGGTAAGGAGGACAATGGAGATGCTGGCACTGCAGAAGAAATTGTTCATGAAGAC AAGATATGTCCACATATATCTGGAGGAAACAGCAttaaaagaaagagaggaaggCCTCGGAAAGTAGTGGTCACAATCTCAAAAG GTAAGGAGCAGAATGGAGCTGGAGGTGCTGCTGATGGAACTGTTGTAGAAGTTCTTCCAACCCAAGGAGTTGCTTCATATATGCTTACGGAGGGGAAATCTACAGGTACAACGG ACTCTCACGATGTATCAACAGCAAATAATGTTGGCATGACAAGCCTTGCAGCATCTGGCAAtatggatgatgatgatgatcagccTCTATCAACATGGATCGATGGAATGCTGCAATGTCCAACAATTATCAAAGAGTCAA AACTATCGCCTGTTAGGACTGTCAATGAATGCAGTGAAGTAAGAGAACAGAATATTGATATTGCGCAACAAGTTCGTGCAGCCGATGCCACCAGTGACTGTGTGTTGGATGATAATAGAAGCTTGCCATTTGTGAAGAGTTCACCTATATGGAAGACAATTGAAGGTATGGAAATATTCAGATTAATGCCACAAGATCCACACTTCCATCCTTTGGGTAAATGCAAAGAGGAGTATCGAGAGGGATTGGCTGTTGCTAATATGGTAACCTTTACCAGTTTGGTTGAGAAAATATCCAAGTTGCGTTTAGATGACTCTAGGAGCATTTTTTATGGCTATTTGGAGAGTCTTCATGAGATGGAAAAGCATGGATTTAATGTTACAGTTTTACAAGGTCGTATGAATAAATTGCTGTCAATTAAAGATAGAGAAGGGCAGATATTGAACGAGTCCAAAGATGCGGAGTTTAAGATATTGCATTATAATCAGGAGAAAACACTTTTGGCCGAAGAGATGACCAATATTACTACGCAGATAACTAAGCTACAGGTAGAACATACGCTAATCGAGTCAAAAATGAAGAGTAAAGAACTTGAAATTTCCAGGTTGCAGAAGCGTGTGGACTCAATCAACGAGGACATTCAGAGTGCCCAGCTTGATTTTGAGAAGATAGCTGCCGCCCCTTGGAAATTGGGGTGA